The following is a genomic window from Candidatus Omnitrophota bacterium.
TAGAGAAAGACGGCGAGCTATCGTATGTAAGGGCGGTAAGTGAAAACGCGGCGTCGGCGTTATACTACCGTAAAAATATCGACGCGAAAAATAGGCGGCCCGTTATATTCTGGAAGTGGCGTGTTGAGAAATTTCCTGTCAAATCTGCCCCCGAGAGTCTTGAGACCGAAAAAGTGGACGACTTCGCGGCCAGGATTTACGTTATATTCCCGGCACTCTTTATAACCAACTCAAAGGTTCTGGAGTATGTATGGTCGGAGTCTTTACCTGTCGGAACGACCGGCACCAGCCCGTATTCCGGTAATATAAAACTTATAGTTCTTCAGCAAGGTTTGGATAAAGATAAGAAATGGTTTTCCGAGGAGAGAGATATATATTCCGACTATGTAAAACTTTTTGGCCGCCCTCCGGAATATAATGTGGGCGCCATAGCTTTTATGACCAATACGGAACATACCGGGAGTACCGCGGATGCCATGTACGATGATGTCGGAATAGGATATCTCGCGGCAACCGAAACAAAAGGAGGCGGTAAGCGTGAGAACTAAATTTTTGAGGACTAAATATTTGACGGGCAGTCGCATACAGCTCCACTACCTTACGCTTTTGATGGTGTCTATAATAGTCCCGCTCGTGTTTTCCGCCGCATGCCTGTATTATCTTATTTTTAAAATAATGGCGGAACAGATTGGTATACCGGAGTATATAGCGCTCAATCTATTCCCGGTAATACAAAAGATCAATATGATTTTGATCATTGGTGTGCCGCCGCTGTTTCTTGTCCTGGTTCTGTGGGGCGTGGTTTTGTCTCATCGCTTCGCAGGCCCGATCGAACGGCTCGAGAAAGAGATCAAGAGGATCGCGACTCATCATGATTACAAGGCGAGAGTGCACATAAGAAAAGGCGACGATGTCAAACCGATAGCGGATGCCGTAAACGTATTACTTGAGAGCGTGGAGAAAAAACAGAAATGAACGATATAAGTCCGCTTGCCCAGATAAGTAAATCGGCGCATATTGCCGACGGTGTGTCCGTAGGACCATTTGCGATAATCGAAGATGGTGTCCAGATTTCATCCGGAGTTAAGATATGGGCTCATGCCTATATATGCAAGGATACGGTGATTGGCGAAGGCACCGAGGTGCATATGGGGGCAGTTCTCGGACATCTGCCTCAAGACCTGGGTTTTGATAAGAGCAGGAAGACTCGTGTAGTGGTAGGAAAAAACTGTGTTATTCGTGAATACGCTACTGTGCACAGGAGCACGAAAGAAGAGGCCCCCACTTCCATCGGCGATGGTTGTTACCTTATGGCGGTTTCGCACCTGGGCCATGATTGCCACCTTGGGAACAATGTAATTGTCGCGAATGGCGCTCTTCTGGCAGGGCATGTTACGGTTGGAGACGGAGCTTTTATATCGGGCAATGTCGTTATACATCAATTTTGCAGAATAGGCGCGCTGGCCATGATAGGAGGGTTCACGGGGATAAACAAGGACGTGCCGCCTTATATGCTAGTCAGGGGGCCGTCCGTCGTGAGATCTGTTAATCTCGTGGGGCTCAGAAGAGCGAAATTCCCGCGTGAGCTGATACGAGATATTAAAGAAGCGTTTAAAGAATTATATCTATCTAATTTGAATACCGTGCAGGCATTGGAAAATATAAAGAAGCTAAACAAAACAAAAGAGATGAACTATCTTATCGAGTTTATTCAATCCTCAAAGCGCGGTATATGCAAGGCCAAAGATAGCGATGAGGAATTCTTCAGTTAGCATCCCACCCGGAATGTTTATCAGGATATACAATAAGCTATATAAATTTTATGGCCCGCAGGGTTGGTGGCCCGCACGGAGCCGCTTTGAGGTTATTGTCGGAGCCATTCTTACTCAGAATACTGCGTGGACCAACGTGGAGCGTGCTATACGAAACCTTAAGGGGCAGGGTTATCTGACGTCTCCGCGAAAAATATGCGATCTCGACGCGCCTGAACTTTCGCGCATTATACGCCCTGCCGGTTATCATAATGTTAAAGCCCAACGGCTTAAAAATTTTACGAATTTTTTACTAAATCGTTACGCTTGCAGGCTTGACAGATTGTCCCACATTCCGACCGACGGATTGCGCGGGGAATTATTAGGTGTAAATGGTATCGGGCCGGAAACGTGCGATTCCATACTGCTGTACGCGTTTAAAAGGCCTGTTTTTGTCGTGGATGCCTATACAAAAAGGATATTTTCACGCCATGGTTTTTTCAGCCAGGAATCCACGTACGAATTTGTGCAGGATTTATTTATGAAAAATCTTCCGACGGAGAGTATCTTATTTAACGAATATCACGCATTAATCGTGCGTCTTGCCAAAGAATACTGCAGAAAGAGTCCGCGTTGCGGCGATTGTCCTCTCAAAATTTCTTGCAAAAGGCAAGGCGTGATAATATAATATGAGCCATTAGCCCCGCCAGATTTGTTAACGCAAATCCAAGCGGCAGGGCGATTTGCCTGAATCAAATAACAGCAAATCGGAGGTGCGTGATGCTTAAGAAAAAGAAGAAGCCGGCAAAGAAGGCTAAGGTTGTAAAAAAAACAGCCAAGCCCGTAAAAAAGCGTTCTAAAGCTAAGGCCCGAACAATAAAGAAAAAGCTTCCGATTGAGAACATGATCAAGGTTGGCGAGATTACGCATTATTTTCCGCACGTTAAAGCCGCCGCGCTTCTTATCCTGAAGGACAGTATCAAGATCGGCGATGAGATATATATAAAAGGGCATACCAGTGATTTTAAGGAGAAGATCGTATCTATACAGCTTGATCGTGCTCCAATAAAAGAAGGCAGGAAGGGGCAGGAGATAGGGCTTTTAGTAAAGAAGCGTGTTAGGATAGGGGATAGCGTTTATAAAGTCGGTAACAAATAACGGCAATAGCGTAAGGGGCATATGGCGATAAATAGAAATTACAAAAAGCTTCTCCTCGGCCTGGGTTTTGACTCTAAGGATGGGCATCTTAGGATAACTAAGGGCGAGAACTTCCGTCTTTATGGCGGCTCGGAAGAGACTCACGAGATGATGCAGGAGAAGGCGATAAAATTCAACGAACAACTTGAAAAGCGGCGTAAAAATATCGAGGAAATAAACGAAAAAGAGTTTAAGGATATATCCAGGGCAATAGGTTTAAAAATACCTGACGACGAAGAATCAAGATAAAAAAAAGGAGATGAAAGATGGCAAAGATCGCTATAGATGATTCATTATGTACGGGTTGCGGGTTGTGTGCGTCGAATTGTTCCGAGGTTTTTGAGATAGGCGACGATAACATCGCGCACGTAATAGCGTCCGCTTGCTCTACCTGTGATATTAAAGAAGTGGCCGATCAGTGTCCGGTCAGCGCCATAAGCGTTCAATAGGCGTTAATGATAAAGGTTTTAGGTATAAGCGGTAGCCCGAGACGGCATGGTAATACCGAAACTCTGCTTGATAAGGCGCTCGAAGGCGCCTCGGCGACGGCAGGGGTTGTGGTTGAGAAGATAATCCTGGACGAGATGGATTTGCGGCCTTGCAGGTCTTGCGGCGGTTGTTCTGATACGGCCAGTTGTATAGTTGAAGACGATATGCGCCTGATTCGCGCCAGAGTAAGCGAGGCAGATGTGTTGATAGTCGCTTCACCGGTATATTACGGTAGCATAAGCGCCCAGCTCAAGACCATGATAGATAGGTTCCAGCCGAATTGGATAGCGAAATACGCTCTAAAGAAACCTGTACTGAAGAATAGCCGCAGAAAAGGGCTATTCCTCTGCGTATCTTCCTTTAACAAACCAGCCTTTTTCCAAAATGCGGATAGTATAGTAAGTATCTTTTTTAGAACGCTCGATGTTGAGTATTCGGGCGGCATATTCTGCGGCGGAGTGGACGCTGTCGGCGAGATAAATAAAAAAACATCCGTCATGACGAAAGCGTTTAGGGCGGGTGCGAAACTCGCGGAAGGATTATGGCGTGGATAAAGAGCTTAGGGATTTAATTAAAGCGGCCGCTCTTAAGAGCGGTTCTCTTATAAAGAAGTCCATTGGTAGGATAAGCACGATATCTTACAAAGGCCGCGACAATATCGTAACGGATGTCGATAAAAAGTCCGAACGCATAATAATAAAAATGATAACTTCGCGTTTTCCGGGTCATTCTATATTATCCGAAGAGGCGGGAGTTATGGATAATCGCTCGGAATATAGATGGATAATAGACCCTCTTGACGGTACGACCAATTTTGCTCATGCCTTTCCTTTCTTTTCCGTGTCGATAGCGCTTGAAAGGTCGGGGGAGATCGTTATGGGCGCGGTATACGATCCCTGTCGTGACGAGCTTTTCTTTGCCGAATCCGGCCGCGGCGCTTATCTCAATAAAAAGCGAATTGAGGTTTCCGGAGTAAGGAAACTCTCAGGGGCATTTCTTGCCACGGGATTTTCTTACGGCATACAACGCAAGGATAAAAATATTGGTAATTATAGACGCCTTTTAAATAGAACGATGGCTATCAGGCGCGCCGGCTCAGCGGCATTGGATCTATCGTATGTTGCCTGTGGACGTTTTGATGGATTCTGGGAGATGGATCTTCGCGCCTGGGATACTGCGGCTGGATATCTGATAGTAAAAGAAGCAAAAGGCATGATCACGAGATTTGACGGTACACTCTATTTCCCCGGCGACCGCTATATGCTTGCCACGAACAACAGGATACATTCTCAAATCGTACCTCTCCTAAAATACTCAGGTTAAGATATAAAATATTTAGTTTTTGCCTATTGACATACTTTTTCTGTTAGTATACACTAAGCTTACAGGAGAAAAAGTATGAGGTTTAAAACCACGATAAACATCACGACGGAAGCCAAGGATAAGAACGAGGCTATGGATATAGCCGGCGAGTATCTGTCGGGTAACTTAATGACCGGCATCGATATGAAGTTGCGTACAACCTCCGTGAACACTAATAGAAAGATCGCGGTAGCGGCGTTAGCTGTTTTCGCGATATCCGGAACTCTTATTGCGAATATGACTCATATGCGACAGCAA
Proteins encoded in this region:
- a CDS encoding DUF3047 domain-containing protein, which translates into the protein MRYRHSKRVVIGWLAFLALAIALFFIIFIGRQRGAVKPQAGFGCEIIKKFSFSDSASLKEWEEKVFKNKVAYRIEKDGELSYVRAVSENAASALYYRKNIDAKNRRPVIFWKWRVEKFPVKSAPESLETEKVDDFAARIYVIFPALFITNSKVLEYVWSESLPVGTTGTSPYSGNIKLIVLQQGLDKDKKWFSEERDIYSDYVKLFGRPPEYNVGAIAFMTNTEHTGSTADAMYDDVGIGYLAATETKGGGKREN
- the lpxA gene encoding acyl-ACP--UDP-N-acetylglucosamine O-acyltransferase, with translation MNDISPLAQISKSAHIADGVSVGPFAIIEDGVQISSGVKIWAHAYICKDTVIGEGTEVHMGAVLGHLPQDLGFDKSRKTRVVVGKNCVIREYATVHRSTKEEAPTSIGDGCYLMAVSHLGHDCHLGNNVIVANGALLAGHVTVGDGAFISGNVVIHQFCRIGALAMIGGFTGINKDVPPYMLVRGPSVVRSVNLVGLRRAKFPRELIRDIKEAFKELYLSNLNTVQALENIKKLNKTKEMNYLIEFIQSSKRGICKAKDSDEEFFS
- a CDS encoding endonuclease III domain-containing protein; translated protein: MRNSSVSIPPGMFIRIYNKLYKFYGPQGWWPARSRFEVIVGAILTQNTAWTNVERAIRNLKGQGYLTSPRKICDLDAPELSRIIRPAGYHNVKAQRLKNFTNFLLNRYACRLDRLSHIPTDGLRGELLGVNGIGPETCDSILLYAFKRPVFVVDAYTKRIFSRHGFFSQESTYEFVQDLFMKNLPTESILFNEYHALIVRLAKEYCRKSPRCGDCPLKISCKRQGVII
- a CDS encoding ferredoxin — encoded protein: MAKIAIDDSLCTGCGLCASNCSEVFEIGDDNIAHVIASACSTCDIKEVADQCPVSAISVQ
- a CDS encoding flavodoxin family protein; translated protein: MIKVLGISGSPRRHGNTETLLDKALEGASATAGVVVEKIILDEMDLRPCRSCGGCSDTASCIVEDDMRLIRARVSEADVLIVASPVYYGSISAQLKTMIDRFQPNWIAKYALKKPVLKNSRRKGLFLCVSSFNKPAFFQNADSIVSIFFRTLDVEYSGGIFCGGVDAVGEINKKTSVMTKAFRAGAKLAEGLWRG
- a CDS encoding inositol monophosphatase family protein, which gives rise to MDKELRDLIKAAALKSGSLIKKSIGRISTISYKGRDNIVTDVDKKSERIIIKMITSRFPGHSILSEEAGVMDNRSEYRWIIDPLDGTTNFAHAFPFFSVSIALERSGEIVMGAVYDPCRDELFFAESGRGAYLNKKRIEVSGVRKLSGAFLATGFSYGIQRKDKNIGNYRRLLNRTMAIRRAGSAALDLSYVACGRFDGFWEMDLRAWDTAAGYLIVKEAKGMITRFDGTLYFPGDRYMLATNNRIHSQIVPLLKYSG